A portion of the Pseudorasbora parva isolate DD20220531a chromosome 1, ASM2467924v1, whole genome shotgun sequence genome contains these proteins:
- the dync2i1 gene encoding cytoplasmic dynein 2 intermediate chain 1 isoform X1, protein MYPAKKITKEDTWRSDDLKVHIKAQNEESRRRTNLEEEHRKQRDGESLDRRHRDPNRDARKEREKQRRGESTREESKHRDPDRDRKDIKREDVREDRYKERRRDRDKTLDLNRRRDGGEEEKRRDQGEKENSERRRDRDKDKDIDMYTRDREREKDRRRAERDRERKSETDRRKEERTEGEKEKERDKERERRERHRTRETERNRDDNEEKQREGVRREKRSDKENSGNKEREHRREREDRDKRKRDKESHVTNKSHSQEVEQHHQDGHRERTREREERDRRRERRHREASDSKSEMSERERKQKDSSGHDMNERIIRDKEVENEDTEKDKQSSKDYHNDDYDEDFEDYEEDFEDVGEEEENDEEEEEKEEDDNKVREKKRELSPRRREEIEAIQRAIDEENERIYSARSKPTTIESAIPQRERHSNRSQTHGKIIDFVSAKQREVSQKVAKKQKKRSEELLRLIDLDFSITFSLLDLPPVNEYDMYIKTFGTANTKQAYVQCNEDNTDRDIQTEEVDMTDKWTQHPPEAKAACGGSKTSQDTSVESASRINTDSQRLTTFLRSAAQVMAVLIEENMAESNSVRRLRSQTDALSFSDGCIQLNTKLPFLHGRQVSLLQFSQVQRQTLLSVHPPSSKTSGVRLDSETIICVWNIWEPSRPQKILLYESEVRCCCFSPGKVTLVCAGTAVGSVVVWDLREHSGTHCNLVVGKEVWTLRYPTFSTDAVLSGVGHLSPVVSVEPVLATADTSSKSTLTADIEESLGLSFQLGSLDENGVLTLWVVVELPKGNYSGSQTDLGLRPGGKVKLLHSSSLQTTKRLPQDIIMGFGSPVSLQLKFLPSDSNHYFIGTNMGLVRHGTRHSLKVLPKFYRSQFDSCRPVEVTTLDFSPFGEPLFLVGCSDGTVRLHSVLREDPLMEWSECSSGSPILSVQWSQTRPAVFCVLDAASDLLIWDLTEKDYVPVIAENIHNDRVTAMAVFGDPAKQNTFSGVALAKQSGKVEIQYFKKSLTVPSTSDKQKLYSILHEAFLK, encoded by the exons ATGTACCCTGCGAAG AAAATAACAAAAGAAGATACTTGGAGGTCTGATGACTTAAAAGTGCACATTAAG GCTCAAAATGAGGAGAGCAGAAGAAGAACCAACCTAGAAGAGGAACACAGGAAACAAAGGGATGGAGAATCTCTGGATCGGCGACACAGAGACCCTAATCGAGATGCaaggaaagagagagaaaaacagagACGTGGAGAAAGCACAAGAGAGGAGAGTAAACACAGAGACCCAGACAGGGACAGAAAGGATATCAAGAGGGAAGATGTCAGGGAGGATAGATAtaaagagagaaggagagatCGAGATAAGACATTAGATTTGAACAGACGCAGAGATGGaggtgaagaagaaaaaagacgTGATCAAGGTGAGAAGGAAAACAGTGAAAGACGGAGGGATAGAGATAAAGATAAGGACATTGATATGTACACACGGGACAGGGAAAGAGAAAAAGATAGAAGGAGGGctgagagagatagagagcgAAAAAGTGAAACAGATAGAAGGAAAGAGGAGAGAACGGAAGGAGAAAAAGAGAAGGAGCGAGACAAAGAACGAGAGAGAAGAGAAAGACACAGAACAAGAGAAACTGAACGGAATCGAGATGATAATGAGGAAAAACAGAGAGAAGGGGTAAGGAGAGAGAAACGCAGTGATAAAGAAAATTCTGGAAACAAGGAAAgag aacacagaagagagagagaagacaGAGATAAGAGAAAAAGGGATAAAGAAAGCCAT GTGACAAACAAAAGTCACTCTCAAGAAGTTGAACAGCATCACCAAGATGGGCATAGGGAAAGGACCAGGGAGAGGGAAGAGAGAGACCGAAGGCGTGAAAGAAGGCACAGGGAAGCTTCAGACTCCAAGAGTGAAATGAGTGAAAGAGAGCGGAAACAAAAAGATTCATCAGGACATGACATGAATGAAAGGATAATTAGAGACAAAGAG GTGGAGAATGAAGATACAGAAAAGGACAAACAATCAAGCAAAGATTATCataatgatgattatgatgagGATTTTGAG GATTATGAGGAAGACTTTGAGGATGTAGGTGAAGAGGAGGAGAAtgatgaagaggaggaagagaaagAGGAAGATGACAATAAAGTGAGAGAAAAGAAGAGGGAGCTGAGCCCcaggagaagagaagagattgAAGCCATCCAGAGAGCCATTGATGAGGAAAATGAGAGGATCTACTCTGCAAGATCAAAGCCCACAACCATAGAGTCAGCTATCCCCCAGAGAG AAAGACACTCCAACAGAAGTCAAACACATGgcaaaattattgattttgtaTCAGCAAAGCAGCGAGAGGTCAGCCAGAAAGTGGCCAAGAAACAGAA AAAGCGCAGTGAGGAACTTCTGCGTCTGATTGATTTAGACTTCTCCATCACCTTCTCTCTGCTGGACCTGCCTCCTGTCAATGAGTATGACATGTACATCAAGACCTTTGGAACAGCCAATACAAAACAG GCTTATGTGCAGTGCAATGAAGACAACACGGATCGAGATATACAAACAGAAGAAGTTGACATGACAGACAAATGGACACAACACCCACCAGAAGCAAAGGCAGCGTGCGGGG GTTCTAAGACATCTCAAGACACTTCAGTTGAATCCGCTTCAAGAATAAATACTGATTCTCAACGTCTGACTACTTTTTTACGTTCTGCTGCACAG GTGATGGCTGTTCTGATAGAGGAGAATATGGCAGAGAGTAATTCAGTCAGACGACTTCGCTCTCAAACAGACgctctgtccttcagtgatgGCTGCATTCAACTCAATACCAAACTCCCCTTTTTGCATG gTCGGCAGGTGAGTTTGCTGCAGTTCTCTCAAGTCCAGAGACAGACACTTCTGTCTGTTCATCCTCCTTCTTCCAAAACCAGTGGTGTTCGGCTTGACAGTGAGACTATCATCTGTGTATGGAACATCTGGGAGCCATCCAGACCCCAAAAAATTCTTCTTTATGAATCTGAG GTGAGGTGTTGTTGTTTCAGTCCTGGTAAAGTTACATTAGTGTGTGCTGGTACAGCAGTGGGTTCAGTGGTGGTATGGgatctcagagaacattctggCACTCACTGCAACTTGGTGGTTGGCAAGGAGGTGTGGACACTGCGCTATCCGACCTTCTCTACGG ATGCTGTACTTTCAGGGGTGGGCCATCTCTCTCCTGTGGTGTCTGTTGAACCTGTACTGGCAACTGCTGATACAAGTTCAAAGAGCACATTAACTGCAGACATAGAAG AATCCCTGGGACTGTCATTCCAGTTAGGATCCCTGGATGAAAATGGGGTGTTAACTCTCTGG GTTGTGGTCGAGCTGCCCAAAGGAAATTATTCTGGATCTCAAACAGACCTTG GTCTTAGGCCTGGTGGTAAAGTTAAATTACTCCACAGCTCTTCTCTACAGACCACTAAGAGATTACCTCAAGACATTATAATGGGATTTGGATCTCCTGTAAGCCTTCAGTTAAAGTTCCTCCCTTCTGACTCAAACCATTACTTCATTGGTACTAACATG GGTCTGGTTAGACATGGTACAAGGCATAGCTTGAAAGTTCTTCCAAAGTTCTACAGATCGCAATTTGACAGCTGTAGACCAGTGGAGGTCACAACACTTGACTTCAGTCCTTTTGGAGAACCCCTTTTCTTG GTTGGCTGCAGTGATGGAACAGTTCGATTACACTCTGTCCTGAGAGAAGATCCATTGATGGAGTGGTCTGAATGTTCCAGTGGCTCTCCTATTCTGTCAGTGCAGTGGTCTCAGACACGGCCAGCTGTGTTCTGTGTTTTGGATGCTGCCTCTGATCTTCTCATCTGGGACCTGACAGAGAAGGATTATGTGCCAGTCATCGCTGAGAATATACACAATGACCG GGTAACAGCCATGGCAGTGTTTGGTGATCCTGCcaaacagaacacattttctgGTGTTGCGCTCGCTAAACAGTCTGGAAAAGTGGAGATTCAGTATTTCAAGAAGTCACTTACAGTGCCTAGCACCTCTGACAAACAAAAACTTTATTCTATTTTGCATGAggcttttttgaaatga
- the dync2i1 gene encoding cytoplasmic dynein 2 intermediate chain 1 isoform X2 has product MYPAKAQNEESRRRTNLEEEHRKQRDGESLDRRHRDPNRDARKEREKQRRGESTREESKHRDPDRDRKDIKREDVREDRYKERRRDRDKTLDLNRRRDGGEEEKRRDQGEKENSERRRDRDKDKDIDMYTRDREREKDRRRAERDRERKSETDRRKEERTEGEKEKERDKERERRERHRTRETERNRDDNEEKQREGVRREKRSDKENSGNKEREHRREREDRDKRKRDKESHVTNKSHSQEVEQHHQDGHRERTREREERDRRRERRHREASDSKSEMSERERKQKDSSGHDMNERIIRDKEVENEDTEKDKQSSKDYHNDDYDEDFEDYEEDFEDVGEEEENDEEEEEKEEDDNKVREKKRELSPRRREEIEAIQRAIDEENERIYSARSKPTTIESAIPQRERHSNRSQTHGKIIDFVSAKQREVSQKVAKKQKKRSEELLRLIDLDFSITFSLLDLPPVNEYDMYIKTFGTANTKQAYVQCNEDNTDRDIQTEEVDMTDKWTQHPPEAKAACGGSKTSQDTSVESASRINTDSQRLTTFLRSAAQVMAVLIEENMAESNSVRRLRSQTDALSFSDGCIQLNTKLPFLHGRQVSLLQFSQVQRQTLLSVHPPSSKTSGVRLDSETIICVWNIWEPSRPQKILLYESEVRCCCFSPGKVTLVCAGTAVGSVVVWDLREHSGTHCNLVVGKEVWTLRYPTFSTDAVLSGVGHLSPVVSVEPVLATADTSSKSTLTADIEESLGLSFQLGSLDENGVLTLWVVVELPKGNYSGSQTDLGLRPGGKVKLLHSSSLQTTKRLPQDIIMGFGSPVSLQLKFLPSDSNHYFIGTNMGLVRHGTRHSLKVLPKFYRSQFDSCRPVEVTTLDFSPFGEPLFLVGCSDGTVRLHSVLREDPLMEWSECSSGSPILSVQWSQTRPAVFCVLDAASDLLIWDLTEKDYVPVIAENIHNDRVTAMAVFGDPAKQNTFSGVALAKQSGKVEIQYFKKSLTVPSTSDKQKLYSILHEAFLK; this is encoded by the exons ATGTACCCTGCGAAG GCTCAAAATGAGGAGAGCAGAAGAAGAACCAACCTAGAAGAGGAACACAGGAAACAAAGGGATGGAGAATCTCTGGATCGGCGACACAGAGACCCTAATCGAGATGCaaggaaagagagagaaaaacagagACGTGGAGAAAGCACAAGAGAGGAGAGTAAACACAGAGACCCAGACAGGGACAGAAAGGATATCAAGAGGGAAGATGTCAGGGAGGATAGATAtaaagagagaaggagagatCGAGATAAGACATTAGATTTGAACAGACGCAGAGATGGaggtgaagaagaaaaaagacgTGATCAAGGTGAGAAGGAAAACAGTGAAAGACGGAGGGATAGAGATAAAGATAAGGACATTGATATGTACACACGGGACAGGGAAAGAGAAAAAGATAGAAGGAGGGctgagagagatagagagcgAAAAAGTGAAACAGATAGAAGGAAAGAGGAGAGAACGGAAGGAGAAAAAGAGAAGGAGCGAGACAAAGAACGAGAGAGAAGAGAAAGACACAGAACAAGAGAAACTGAACGGAATCGAGATGATAATGAGGAAAAACAGAGAGAAGGGGTAAGGAGAGAGAAACGCAGTGATAAAGAAAATTCTGGAAACAAGGAAAgag aacacagaagagagagagaagacaGAGATAAGAGAAAAAGGGATAAAGAAAGCCAT GTGACAAACAAAAGTCACTCTCAAGAAGTTGAACAGCATCACCAAGATGGGCATAGGGAAAGGACCAGGGAGAGGGAAGAGAGAGACCGAAGGCGTGAAAGAAGGCACAGGGAAGCTTCAGACTCCAAGAGTGAAATGAGTGAAAGAGAGCGGAAACAAAAAGATTCATCAGGACATGACATGAATGAAAGGATAATTAGAGACAAAGAG GTGGAGAATGAAGATACAGAAAAGGACAAACAATCAAGCAAAGATTATCataatgatgattatgatgagGATTTTGAG GATTATGAGGAAGACTTTGAGGATGTAGGTGAAGAGGAGGAGAAtgatgaagaggaggaagagaaagAGGAAGATGACAATAAAGTGAGAGAAAAGAAGAGGGAGCTGAGCCCcaggagaagagaagagattgAAGCCATCCAGAGAGCCATTGATGAGGAAAATGAGAGGATCTACTCTGCAAGATCAAAGCCCACAACCATAGAGTCAGCTATCCCCCAGAGAG AAAGACACTCCAACAGAAGTCAAACACATGgcaaaattattgattttgtaTCAGCAAAGCAGCGAGAGGTCAGCCAGAAAGTGGCCAAGAAACAGAA AAAGCGCAGTGAGGAACTTCTGCGTCTGATTGATTTAGACTTCTCCATCACCTTCTCTCTGCTGGACCTGCCTCCTGTCAATGAGTATGACATGTACATCAAGACCTTTGGAACAGCCAATACAAAACAG GCTTATGTGCAGTGCAATGAAGACAACACGGATCGAGATATACAAACAGAAGAAGTTGACATGACAGACAAATGGACACAACACCCACCAGAAGCAAAGGCAGCGTGCGGGG GTTCTAAGACATCTCAAGACACTTCAGTTGAATCCGCTTCAAGAATAAATACTGATTCTCAACGTCTGACTACTTTTTTACGTTCTGCTGCACAG GTGATGGCTGTTCTGATAGAGGAGAATATGGCAGAGAGTAATTCAGTCAGACGACTTCGCTCTCAAACAGACgctctgtccttcagtgatgGCTGCATTCAACTCAATACCAAACTCCCCTTTTTGCATG gTCGGCAGGTGAGTTTGCTGCAGTTCTCTCAAGTCCAGAGACAGACACTTCTGTCTGTTCATCCTCCTTCTTCCAAAACCAGTGGTGTTCGGCTTGACAGTGAGACTATCATCTGTGTATGGAACATCTGGGAGCCATCCAGACCCCAAAAAATTCTTCTTTATGAATCTGAG GTGAGGTGTTGTTGTTTCAGTCCTGGTAAAGTTACATTAGTGTGTGCTGGTACAGCAGTGGGTTCAGTGGTGGTATGGgatctcagagaacattctggCACTCACTGCAACTTGGTGGTTGGCAAGGAGGTGTGGACACTGCGCTATCCGACCTTCTCTACGG ATGCTGTACTTTCAGGGGTGGGCCATCTCTCTCCTGTGGTGTCTGTTGAACCTGTACTGGCAACTGCTGATACAAGTTCAAAGAGCACATTAACTGCAGACATAGAAG AATCCCTGGGACTGTCATTCCAGTTAGGATCCCTGGATGAAAATGGGGTGTTAACTCTCTGG GTTGTGGTCGAGCTGCCCAAAGGAAATTATTCTGGATCTCAAACAGACCTTG GTCTTAGGCCTGGTGGTAAAGTTAAATTACTCCACAGCTCTTCTCTACAGACCACTAAGAGATTACCTCAAGACATTATAATGGGATTTGGATCTCCTGTAAGCCTTCAGTTAAAGTTCCTCCCTTCTGACTCAAACCATTACTTCATTGGTACTAACATG GGTCTGGTTAGACATGGTACAAGGCATAGCTTGAAAGTTCTTCCAAAGTTCTACAGATCGCAATTTGACAGCTGTAGACCAGTGGAGGTCACAACACTTGACTTCAGTCCTTTTGGAGAACCCCTTTTCTTG GTTGGCTGCAGTGATGGAACAGTTCGATTACACTCTGTCCTGAGAGAAGATCCATTGATGGAGTGGTCTGAATGTTCCAGTGGCTCTCCTATTCTGTCAGTGCAGTGGTCTCAGACACGGCCAGCTGTGTTCTGTGTTTTGGATGCTGCCTCTGATCTTCTCATCTGGGACCTGACAGAGAAGGATTATGTGCCAGTCATCGCTGAGAATATACACAATGACCG GGTAACAGCCATGGCAGTGTTTGGTGATCCTGCcaaacagaacacattttctgGTGTTGCGCTCGCTAAACAGTCTGGAAAAGTGGAGATTCAGTATTTCAAGAAGTCACTTACAGTGCCTAGCACCTCTGACAAACAAAAACTTTATTCTATTTTGCATGAggcttttttgaaatga